In a single window of the Streptomyces sp. NBC_00353 genome:
- a CDS encoding ABC transporter, whose protein sequence is MTALIRYQAALLLRSQRWLAPVLLYAVFLAVGVRSGQPVLDSLGYAAAALLPVTAWLVQLCATQEPPAARTVAAAAVTGQPKVHLASLLTAVGCAGLLGTAATAIVLLISDPANADHTVRVPLLPAGLAGLLATACCALLGAAVGALCTRPVLHRRGWSVAATALAALLSLVTSGSPAKYAVTGLVTGSLTGAVHIPVLPLICAAAVAAAVGTVVCRLTSLRG, encoded by the coding sequence ATGACCGCGCTGATCCGCTACCAGGCCGCCCTGCTGCTCCGCTCCCAGCGCTGGCTCGCCCCCGTCCTCCTGTACGCGGTCTTCCTCGCCGTGGGAGTCCGGTCGGGGCAGCCCGTGCTCGACTCGCTCGGTTACGCCGCCGCCGCTCTCCTGCCCGTCACCGCCTGGCTCGTCCAGCTCTGCGCCACCCAGGAACCGCCCGCCGCCCGGACCGTCGCTGCCGCCGCCGTGACCGGGCAGCCGAAGGTCCATCTGGCGTCGCTGCTCACCGCTGTGGGCTGCGCCGGACTGCTGGGCACTGCGGCCACCGCGATCGTGCTGCTGATCAGCGATCCGGCCAACGCCGACCACACCGTCCGCGTCCCCCTGCTGCCCGCCGGACTCGCCGGGCTGCTGGCCACCGCCTGCTGCGCGTTGCTCGGAGCGGCGGTCGGCGCGCTGTGCACGCGCCCGGTGCTGCACCGCCGCGGCTGGTCGGTCGCGGCCACCGCGCTCGCTGCCCTGCTGTCCCTGGTGACCAGCGGCTCGCCCGCGAAGTACGCGGTCACGGGGCTGGTCACCGGATCGCTGACCGGGGCGGTCCACATTCCCGTCCTGCCGCTGATCTGCGCCGCTGCCGTGGCCGCCGCGGTGGGGACGGTCGTCTGCCGGCTCACTTCGCTGCGCGGGTGA
- a CDS encoding ABC transporter ATP-binding protein yields the protein MNLTGVGRRYGLGGPWVLRGVDLDLPSHTLVRIEGANGSGKSTLLRLLAGIDAPTEGRITGRRPRTAYVPERFPAALPFTAAGYLVHLGRIHGLRTAEATGRAQAWLARFGAADHARTPLSELSKGTSQKVAVAQALLAEPELLVLDEAWTGLDTAARDELDRAVTERVTAGATVVFVDHDPRRPAGVIDATHRVEGLGLVRVAPREAASETETGPWVRIEVTGASGATLPTGLPGAPAQEPGPDGTLRLTVAAVHSDALLRALLTARPPWHIRQLSAAAAPEPTPRTEPSRIP from the coding sequence CTGAACCTGACCGGGGTGGGACGTCGCTACGGCCTCGGCGGACCATGGGTGCTGCGCGGGGTCGACCTCGACCTGCCCTCGCACACCCTGGTCCGGATCGAGGGGGCCAACGGATCGGGCAAATCAACCCTGCTGAGGCTGCTCGCGGGGATCGACGCCCCGACCGAGGGGCGGATCACCGGCCGCAGGCCGCGTACGGCCTACGTCCCCGAGCGCTTCCCGGCCGCGCTGCCCTTCACCGCGGCCGGGTACCTCGTCCACCTGGGCCGGATCCACGGCCTGCGCACCGCCGAGGCGACCGGGCGGGCGCAGGCGTGGCTGGCCCGGTTCGGGGCCGCCGACCACGCCCGTACGCCGCTGTCGGAACTCTCCAAGGGCACCAGCCAGAAGGTCGCCGTGGCCCAGGCCCTCCTGGCCGAACCGGAACTCCTGGTCCTGGACGAGGCATGGACCGGCCTGGACACCGCGGCCCGCGACGAACTGGATCGCGCCGTCACGGAACGGGTCACGGCCGGAGCCACCGTCGTCTTCGTCGACCATGATCCGCGCCGGCCGGCGGGCGTGATCGACGCCACCCACCGGGTCGAGGGGCTCGGGCTCGTCCGCGTAGCGCCGCGGGAGGCGGCGTCCGAGACCGAGACCGGCCCGTGGGTACGGATCGAGGTCACGGGTGCCTCCGGGGCCACCCTTCCGACTGGGCTGCCGGGCGCCCCGGCGCAGGAGCCCGGACCCGACGGCACCCTGCGGCTCACGGTCGCGGCCGTGCACTCGGACGCACTTCTGCGCGCCCTGCTGACGGCCCGCCCGCCGTGGCACATCCGGCAGCTGTCGGCAGCGGCAGCACCGGAACCGACGCCCCGGACCGAACCGTCCCGGATCCCATGA
- a CDS encoding AIM24 family protein: MKSDLFSSENMVKPATAPGMTLQNSKSIKYAVNGEMHARQGSMVAFRGDLQFERKGQGLGGMLKRAVTGEGLPLMAVRGQGEAWFAHEAANCFIVEMEQGDVLTINGRNVLCFDATLSYEIKTVKGAGMTGGGIFNSVFSGYGKLGLMCEGHPIVIPVTAHQPVCVDTDAVVGWSSQLATSLHRSQSFGSMIRGGSGEAVQLRLDGEGFVIVRPSELKPEKASAN; encoded by the coding sequence ATGAAGAGCGATCTCTTTTCCAGCGAGAACATGGTCAAGCCGGCAACCGCCCCCGGAATGACCCTGCAGAACAGCAAGTCCATCAAGTACGCCGTCAACGGCGAGATGCACGCACGCCAGGGATCGATGGTCGCCTTCCGCGGCGATCTGCAGTTCGAGCGCAAGGGCCAGGGCCTCGGCGGCATGCTCAAGCGTGCCGTCACCGGAGAGGGTCTGCCACTGATGGCGGTCCGCGGTCAGGGTGAGGCGTGGTTCGCCCACGAGGCCGCCAACTGCTTCATCGTGGAGATGGAACAGGGCGACGTCCTCACCATCAACGGTCGCAACGTCCTGTGTTTCGACGCCACTCTCTCGTACGAGATCAAGACGGTGAAGGGTGCCGGAATGACCGGCGGCGGAATCTTCAACAGCGTCTTCAGCGGCTACGGCAAGCTCGGCCTGATGTGTGAGGGGCATCCCATAGTGATCCCGGTCACAGCCCATCAGCCGGTGTGCGTCGACACGGACGCCGTGGTCGGCTGGAGCAGCCAACTGGCCACGTCGCTGCACCGCTCGCAGAGCTTCGGCTCGATGATCCGCGGGGGCTCCGGGGAGGCCGTCCAACTGAGGCTGGACGGCGAGGGGTTCGTGATCGTACGGCCCAGTGAGCTCAAGCCCGAGAAGGCATCGGCCAACTGA
- a CDS encoding peptidyl-tRNA hydrolase, translating to MSSNDTSPPLSQPDSSARSDSPARSGATTTSVSPFQSERNSRDDAPQYVLPLVVHIEKTDPPARTDALRTAARAVLVMLSDERSVGEGEWAQAIHDWQDARIRKVVRRARGAEWRKASALPGITVTGESAEVRVFPPVPLDGWPKELAKLQVSGTDLDDPEPPAAPDPSGPVLWLNPELGMSAGKEMAQAGHGAQLAWWELSETERKAWREAGFPLSVATPDAARWAELTVSGLPVVRDAGFTEIAPGSCTVVADHPALRR from the coding sequence GTGAGCAGCAACGACACCTCCCCTCCCCTGTCCCAGCCGGACTCCTCGGCCCGGTCGGACTCCCCGGCCCGGTCGGGCGCCACGACCACGTCCGTCTCCCCCTTCCAGTCCGAGCGGAACAGCCGGGACGACGCCCCGCAGTACGTACTTCCGCTGGTCGTGCACATCGAGAAGACCGACCCCCCGGCCCGCACCGACGCACTGCGCACCGCCGCCCGCGCCGTCCTCGTGATGCTCTCCGACGAGCGGTCCGTCGGCGAGGGCGAGTGGGCGCAGGCCATCCACGACTGGCAGGACGCCCGGATCCGCAAGGTCGTGCGCCGCGCGCGCGGCGCGGAGTGGCGCAAGGCGTCCGCGCTTCCCGGCATCACGGTCACGGGCGAGAGCGCCGAGGTGCGGGTGTTCCCGCCGGTGCCGCTGGACGGCTGGCCGAAGGAGCTGGCCAAGCTCCAGGTGTCGGGCACGGACCTGGACGACCCCGAGCCGCCTGCCGCGCCCGACCCGTCCGGCCCGGTGCTGTGGCTGAACCCGGAGCTCGGCATGTCCGCGGGCAAGGAGATGGCGCAGGCCGGGCACGGCGCACAGCTCGCCTGGTGGGAGCTGTCGGAGACGGAGCGCAAAGCATGGCGCGAGGCCGGGTTCCCGCTCTCCGTCGCCACGCCGGACGCCGCCCGCTGGGCGGAACTCACCGTGAGCGGCCTTCCGGTGGTGCGTGACGCCGGCTTCACGGAGATCGCTCCGGGGTCCTGCACGGTGGTCGCCGACCACCCGGCGCTGCGTCGCTGA
- a CDS encoding DUF4142 domain-containing protein produces the protein MRRINGTALIIAALVATLGALAYPVWSYADRSGTGQANLNASSVATQWGPLSATDRDFLVRVRLAGLWELPAGQQAIERAPSEAVKAAGDHLVVGHTDLDRRARDVAAKLGVELPNQPNEQQQGWLRELTAASGEEYERKFANLLRAAHGKVFALVAQVRATTRNSLIRQLATDTNQTVLDHINMLEGTGFVDFDAIARDAAAGATASPTGPPPPAGGTVPAQPVPAEPTGDQSFTSRPSTMPMP, from the coding sequence TTGCGACGCATCAACGGAACGGCCCTCATCATCGCGGCACTTGTCGCCACGCTCGGCGCGCTCGCCTATCCCGTCTGGTCCTACGCCGACCGTTCCGGCACCGGTCAGGCCAATCTCAACGCGTCGTCCGTCGCCACCCAGTGGGGTCCGCTCTCCGCGACCGACCGGGACTTCCTGGTGAGGGTGCGCCTGGCCGGTCTCTGGGAGCTCCCCGCCGGACAGCAGGCCATCGAGCGTGCGCCGAGCGAGGCGGTCAAGGCCGCCGGGGACCATCTGGTGGTCGGGCACACGGATCTGGACCGCCGGGCCCGGGACGTGGCCGCCAAGCTCGGGGTGGAACTGCCGAACCAGCCGAACGAGCAGCAGCAGGGCTGGCTGCGCGAGCTGACTGCGGCGAGCGGCGAGGAGTACGAGCGCAAGTTCGCCAATCTGCTGCGGGCCGCGCACGGCAAGGTCTTCGCCCTGGTCGCCCAGGTCCGGGCCACGACCCGGAATTCGCTGATCCGTCAGCTGGCGACCGACACCAACCAGACCGTGCTGGACCACATCAACATGCTGGAGGGCACCGGCTTCGTCGACTTCGACGCGATCGCGCGCGACGCGGCGGCCGGAGCGACGGCCAGTCCGACCGGGCCGCCCCCGCCGGCCGGCGGGACGGTGCCGGCCCAGCCGGTGCCCGCGGAGCCGACCGGGGACCAGTCGTTCACTTCGCGTCCGTCCACCATGCCGATGCCCTGA
- a CDS encoding DUF692 domain-containing protein: MELGIGIGWRPEIADAVEALPGIDWVEAVAENLCTDHLPDSLVRLRARGVTVVPHGVSLGLGGADRPDPGRLADLAARAALLGTPLVTEHIAFVRAGGPRTASARLEAGHLLPVPRTWEALDVLCENVRIAQDSLPVPLALENIAALIAWPGEELTEGQFLAELVERTGVRLLIDVANLHTNHVNRGEDPAKALDELPVEAIAYVHVAGGIEKDGVWHDTHAHPVTRPVLDVLAELRSRIAPPGVLLERDDDFPPAEELAGELTAVRATLEAVGKARSGSTSEAGAYGYGSGVTPATSPVQPADDANTAATGTGGATEGARDRAAVAQTALLSALVAGTPAPEGFDHRRLGIQSRALAAKRADVVAKVAPELPGILGDGYRDAFLSYARTRPMSAGYRRDALDFAEQLLITGRPADDAARRRLTHWWQDRAAARPPRRTTRLVRAARAAIAGR; the protein is encoded by the coding sequence ATGGAGCTGGGCATCGGTATCGGCTGGCGGCCGGAAATAGCGGACGCGGTGGAGGCGCTGCCGGGGATCGACTGGGTGGAGGCGGTCGCAGAGAACCTCTGCACCGACCATCTGCCCGACTCCCTGGTACGGCTCCGCGCGCGCGGCGTGACCGTCGTCCCGCACGGCGTCTCGCTGGGCCTCGGCGGGGCCGACCGCCCCGACCCCGGCCGACTCGCCGACCTCGCCGCCCGGGCCGCGCTGCTGGGCACGCCGCTGGTCACGGAGCACATCGCGTTCGTGCGGGCCGGAGGGCCACGCACCGCGTCCGCGAGGCTCGAAGCGGGCCACCTGCTGCCCGTACCGAGGACCTGGGAAGCGCTGGACGTCCTGTGCGAGAACGTGCGGATCGCCCAGGACTCGCTGCCGGTGCCGCTGGCGCTGGAGAACATCGCGGCGCTGATCGCCTGGCCCGGTGAGGAGCTGACAGAGGGCCAGTTCCTGGCGGAACTGGTCGAGCGCACCGGGGTCCGCCTGCTGATCGATGTCGCCAACCTGCACACCAACCACGTCAACCGTGGCGAGGACCCCGCAAAGGCGCTCGACGAGCTGCCGGTGGAGGCGATCGCGTACGTACATGTGGCGGGCGGCATCGAGAAGGACGGCGTCTGGCACGACACCCACGCCCACCCGGTGACCCGGCCGGTCCTGGACGTACTCGCCGAACTCCGCTCCCGGATCGCCCCGCCCGGCGTTCTGCTCGAGCGCGACGACGACTTCCCGCCGGCGGAGGAACTGGCCGGCGAACTGACCGCTGTCCGCGCCACGTTGGAAGCGGTAGGGAAGGCCCGGTCGGGCTCCACGTCCGAAGCGGGGGCGTATGGCTACGGCAGCGGCGTCACCCCGGCCACCTCCCCGGTCCAGCCCGCCGACGACGCCAACACTGCCGCCACCGGCACCGGTGGCGCCACCGAGGGAGCGCGCGACCGCGCCGCCGTCGCCCAGACCGCCTTGCTCTCCGCCCTCGTGGCCGGCACCCCCGCCCCCGAGGGCTTCGACCACCGTCGCCTGGGCATCCAGAGCCGTGCCCTGGCCGCCAAGCGGGCCGACGTCGTCGCCAAGGTGGCGCCCGAGCTGCCCGGGATCCTCGGCGACGGCTACCGGGACGCCTTCCTCTCGTACGCCAGGACCCGCCCCATGTCCGCCGGATACCGGCGCGACGCACTGGACTTCGCCGAACAGCTGCTGATCACCGGCCGGCCCGCTGACGACGCCGCCCGGCGTCGGCTGACCCACTGGTGGCAGGACCGTGCGGCCGCCAGGCCGCCCCGTCGCACCACCCGGCTGGTACGGGCCGCCCGCGCCGCGATCGCCGGAAGGTGA
- a CDS encoding TIGR04222 domain-containing membrane protein, with protein sequence MNIVALLVTFGVVASSTLLIVGLSKARRGPGGPVHDLYEVAFLNGGPGRVVDTALTALQADGRLVVGGPGIVAITQPVAHDPVERAVLQAHAAAPSGALHTLRDAAMRHPAVQEVGDGLAARGLLAAPEAGRKWRRWGLFQGFGCLLAIPASFAVTVAQFVTENDPTGFSVPFIVKVLPALVVGIPIGLVCAGVARARITGAGRRAAQQYRAAHVGTAEPAHLVATIGLRALPDPVLRTQLVTAARMRTTAGRQPMSPSHHSSSSTGSGDYLMATAWCAGSGPADSGCGSSSGTPGGGGSGCGGGGGGCSSGSSCSSGSSCSSSSCSSSSGSSCGGSSCSSSS encoded by the coding sequence ATGAACATCGTCGCTCTGCTCGTGACATTCGGCGTCGTCGCCTCCTCGACGCTTCTGATCGTGGGGCTCTCGAAGGCCCGGCGTGGACCCGGTGGTCCTGTGCACGACCTCTACGAAGTGGCCTTCCTGAACGGCGGGCCCGGCAGGGTGGTGGACACCGCGCTCACCGCGCTCCAGGCGGACGGACGTCTGGTGGTCGGCGGCCCCGGCATCGTCGCCATCACACAGCCGGTCGCCCACGACCCGGTGGAGAGGGCCGTCCTCCAGGCGCACGCCGCCGCCCCCAGCGGCGCGCTGCACACCTTGCGGGACGCAGCGATGCGGCACCCGGCCGTGCAGGAGGTCGGCGACGGACTCGCGGCCCGCGGTCTGCTGGCCGCGCCGGAGGCCGGCCGGAAGTGGCGGCGCTGGGGCCTGTTCCAGGGTTTCGGCTGCCTGCTGGCCATCCCGGCGTCGTTCGCGGTGACGGTGGCTCAGTTCGTGACGGAGAACGACCCGACCGGCTTCTCCGTCCCGTTCATCGTCAAGGTGCTCCCTGCCCTGGTCGTGGGCATCCCGATCGGGCTTGTCTGCGCTGGCGTTGCCCGTGCCCGGATCACCGGGGCGGGCAGAAGGGCTGCCCAGCAGTACCGCGCCGCCCACGTCGGCACCGCGGAGCCGGCCCATCTGGTGGCGACGATCGGACTGCGTGCGCTGCCCGATCCCGTACTGCGGACGCAGCTGGTGACGGCGGCGCGGATGCGGACGACCGCCGGGCGGCAGCCGATGTCGCCCTCACACCACTCCTCGTCCTCCACCGGCAGCGGCGACTACCTCATGGCGACGGCGTGGTGCGCCGGTTCCGGCCCGGCCGACTCCGGCTGCGGAAGTTCCAGCGGAACCCCGGGCGGCGGCGGCAGCGGTTGCGGCGGAGGTGGCGGCGGGTGCAGTTCGGGAAGCAGCTGCAGTTCGGGCTCCAGCTGCTCCAGCTCCAGTTGTTCCAGCAGCAGTGGTTCGAGCTGCGGCGGGTCGAGCTGCAGCAGCAGCTCCTGA
- a CDS encoding TIGR04222 domain-containing membrane protein: MLWVLFLLVAWGAATLSCLRLCLAAASVDRARDPGEVELTLYETAFLTGGPHRVVDLALVTMHLRRRLLLAHTGWATVVDPEGRDEVERTVIRAIGPEGQSPIPPIRSATAAADAVRTLADRLVRAGLALPGGERTDIASAVRAVRGSALLAAVMAGAALLLPGQGRGFGSPAAAELVWFGLPLVLTLGALAIARMEIHPYSSWASPTGQRLLDSVAAPAGGADHDVLAAVAVRGVRAVDDPALRAALSGGGHPAHPPHQGH, encoded by the coding sequence ATGCTCTGGGTTCTGTTTCTGCTGGTCGCATGGGGTGCTGCGACCCTCTCCTGTCTCCGGCTCTGTCTGGCCGCCGCGTCCGTCGACCGGGCACGGGACCCCGGAGAAGTCGAACTGACCCTGTACGAGACCGCGTTCCTGACGGGCGGTCCGCACCGGGTCGTCGACCTCGCCCTCGTCACCATGCATCTGCGCCGCCGCCTGCTGCTCGCCCATACCGGCTGGGCCACCGTCGTCGACCCCGAGGGCCGGGACGAGGTCGAGCGCACGGTGATCCGTGCCATCGGCCCGGAGGGACAGTCGCCGATTCCTCCGATACGTTCGGCGACCGCCGCCGCCGATGCCGTACGCACCCTCGCCGACCGCCTCGTCCGGGCGGGGCTGGCCCTGCCCGGCGGCGAACGGACCGACATCGCGTCGGCGGTGCGCGCGGTACGCGGATCGGCCCTGCTGGCAGCTGTGATGGCGGGTGCCGCGCTGCTGCTTCCCGGACAGGGGCGGGGGTTCGGCAGCCCGGCGGCGGCCGAACTCGTCTGGTTCGGGCTGCCGCTCGTCCTGACGCTCGGCGCTCTGGCCATCGCCCGGATGGAGATCCATCCGTACAGCTCCTGGGCCTCGCCCACCGGGCAGCGGCTGCTGGACTCGGTCGCCGCCCCGGCGGGCGGAGCGGATCACGACGTCCTGGCTGCGGTCGCCGTACGAGGTGTCCGTGCCGTCGACGATCCGGCGCTGCGCGCCGCGCTTTCGGGTGGCGGCCACCCGGCACATCCCCCGCACCAGGGTCATTGA
- a CDS encoding SpoIIE family protein phosphatase — translation MNARQGTADSRGRSAGRDARFVLNEQGAVAEWSAQAQELLGYPAEEVLGRHVTALLSAGERSASAGFKEETPSERLAARHRDGHLLDVRAQVRLLVEDSTARWAVVLKAANGTDEQELDSALLRALLTQSPFGVQVLDPELRVRRLNLAGPGARGTVGEEAIGRLARDVAPGVIDRTAEQTIRSVLESGVPVIDFEHVGRPPSDPDHDHVYSVTILPLKDQEGTGLGVCVASQDVSERHRAQMRLDLLVEAGTRIGTTLDVMTTARELAVVSVPALADFVAVDVLDDVFHGEASPPGPVSAEALVRRAAFRAAEGLDVQPAYAPGEVVPTYPPFVTACLADLQPRLLRDLKADRAWSTLEPHRAELVSRAGTHSMMVVPLTARGVMLGMASFYRTRAIGPFEEDDLALATELAARAAVCIDNARQYTREHSAALILQRSLLPQRVPAQNAVEVAWRHELSANVGDWFDVIPISGARVALVVGHLVGQSMQAAAEMGRLRSAISTLAAQDLAPEELLAHLNDLVTDQAEAHPPDDPSATTLAGATCVYAVYDPISRRCTFARAGGLAPVIIKPEGAVELPDVPAGPPLGSGRPPYETVEVELPVGSAIVLSTSSLVQGGDPQTLPADLPQVLTNPHRPMEDACDAVIRAHQDSGADSITLLLARTKSLGEDQVAAWTLPNDPAVVTTARTLACRQLANWSSEELEPTTELIVSELVTNAIRYASGPIHLRLVRDLTLICEVTDSSSTAPHLRHAYETDEGGRGLFLIAQLTRRWGTRYAARGKTIWAEQALPLADHDEVEPA, via the coding sequence ATGAACGCGCGACAGGGCACCGCTGACTCCCGCGGGCGGTCCGCGGGACGTGACGCCCGGTTCGTGCTGAACGAGCAGGGTGCCGTCGCCGAATGGAGTGCGCAAGCGCAGGAGCTGCTCGGCTATCCGGCGGAAGAGGTCCTGGGTCGCCATGTGACCGCGTTGCTGTCCGCCGGAGAGCGTTCGGCCTCCGCAGGCTTCAAGGAGGAAACGCCGAGTGAGCGATTGGCCGCGCGACATCGGGACGGGCATCTCCTCGATGTCCGCGCACAGGTGCGCCTCTTGGTGGAGGACAGCACCGCCCGCTGGGCAGTGGTGCTGAAAGCCGCGAACGGCACCGATGAGCAGGAGCTCGATTCCGCGCTGTTGAGGGCACTGCTGACGCAATCCCCCTTTGGTGTGCAGGTCCTCGACCCCGAGCTACGGGTACGCCGGCTGAACCTTGCCGGGCCGGGAGCACGGGGGACGGTGGGTGAGGAGGCCATCGGGCGCCTCGCTCGCGACGTGGCTCCGGGCGTGATCGACCGCACTGCGGAGCAAACGATCCGATCCGTGCTGGAGAGCGGTGTGCCGGTGATCGACTTCGAGCACGTCGGACGGCCGCCGTCCGACCCTGATCACGATCACGTGTACTCGGTGACAATCCTGCCGCTGAAGGACCAGGAGGGAACCGGTCTCGGGGTGTGTGTCGCTTCACAGGACGTGTCCGAGCGACACCGGGCGCAGATGCGCCTGGATCTGCTGGTGGAGGCGGGTACCCGGATCGGTACGACGCTGGACGTGATGACGACGGCCAGGGAGTTGGCCGTGGTCTCGGTGCCGGCCCTTGCCGACTTCGTGGCGGTGGACGTCCTGGACGACGTGTTCCACGGTGAGGCGTCTCCACCCGGGCCGGTGAGCGCCGAGGCGCTCGTGCGGCGCGCCGCTTTCCGCGCAGCCGAAGGGCTGGACGTTCAGCCGGCGTACGCTCCGGGCGAGGTGGTCCCGACCTACCCGCCGTTCGTCACCGCGTGTCTGGCAGACCTGCAACCCCGCCTGCTGCGTGACCTGAAGGCCGACCGCGCGTGGTCCACGCTTGAGCCTCACCGGGCCGAACTCGTCAGCAGGGCCGGCACCCACTCCATGATGGTCGTACCCCTCACCGCCCGCGGTGTGATGCTGGGCATGGCCAGCTTCTACCGAACGAGGGCCATCGGTCCGTTCGAGGAGGACGACCTCGCCCTCGCCACCGAACTCGCCGCCCGGGCGGCCGTGTGCATCGACAACGCGCGGCAGTACACGCGCGAGCACAGCGCCGCGCTCATCCTGCAGCGCAGCCTGCTGCCACAGCGCGTCCCGGCCCAGAACGCGGTGGAGGTGGCCTGGCGCCACGAGCTCTCCGCCAACGTCGGGGACTGGTTCGATGTCATCCCGATTTCCGGCGCGCGAGTGGCTCTCGTGGTGGGGCACCTGGTCGGGCAGAGCATGCAAGCAGCGGCGGAAATGGGCCGGCTGCGCAGCGCCATCAGCACCCTTGCCGCACAGGACCTGGCTCCCGAGGAACTGCTCGCCCACCTGAACGACCTGGTGACCGACCAAGCCGAGGCCCACCCTCCCGACGACCCCTCGGCAACGACGCTGGCAGGGGCCACCTGTGTGTACGCCGTCTACGACCCCATCTCCCGACGCTGCACCTTCGCCCGGGCCGGCGGCTTGGCACCTGTGATCATCAAGCCCGAAGGGGCGGTGGAATTGCCGGACGTCCCCGCCGGCCCACCGCTGGGCAGCGGTCGTCCACCCTACGAGACCGTCGAAGTGGAACTACCGGTGGGGAGCGCCATCGTCCTCTCCACCAGCAGCCTCGTCCAAGGCGGGGACCCCCAGACGTTGCCGGCCGACCTGCCGCAGGTCCTGACCAACCCCCACCGGCCCATGGAAGACGCCTGTGACGCTGTAATCCGCGCACACCAAGACAGCGGGGCAGACAGCATCACGTTGCTGCTGGCACGCACCAAGAGCCTCGGCGAGGACCAGGTGGCGGCCTGGACCCTGCCGAACGACCCGGCGGTCGTCACCACCGCCCGCACGCTGGCCTGTCGGCAACTCGCCAACTGGAGCTCGGAAGAGTTGGAGCCCACCACCGAACTGATCGTCAGTGAGCTGGTCACCAACGCCATCCGCTACGCCAGCGGCCCCATCCATCTGCGCCTTGTCCGTGACCTCACCCTCATCTGCGAGGTCACCGACAGCAGCAGCACCGCCCCGCATCTGCGCCATGCATACGAGACCGACGAGGGCGGCCGGGGTCTCTTCCTCATTGCCCAGCTCACTCGCCGTTGGGGCACCCGATACGCCGCACGGGGCAAGACGATCTGGGCCGAGCAGGCCCTTCCCCTGGCCGATCACGATGAGGTCGAGCCTGCTTGA
- a CDS encoding 2-hydroxyacid dehydrogenase gives MTDRKTVLAVVPPHVGGRQVGAVLAAAFADRADVTVVEAAGEDPEALSRARVLVTALAPVTGADIQAAPLLEFVQCSSHGFDYVDLDTARDRGVTVCNIGSTGAEHREVAEHTFALLLALAKQLVPAHTALAAGDWANHRLQRSLTGLAGKTLGLVGFGVVAQEVARRATAFDMTVLYTARSEHAEAAERYGARRVPLEELLRSSDAVSLHVPLTEETWQLLDADRLALLKPTAFLINTARGAVVDQEALADALEVGRIAGAGLDVFDPEPPGPELRLLRAPNVVLTPHIAGVTRGTVPRIVRAAMENTTAYLDGKPPRDVVCG, from the coding sequence ATGACCGACCGCAAGACCGTCCTCGCCGTCGTACCGCCGCACGTCGGCGGACGCCAGGTCGGCGCCGTCCTCGCCGCCGCCTTTGCCGACCGGGCCGATGTGACGGTGGTGGAGGCCGCCGGCGAGGATCCGGAGGCGCTGTCCCGCGCCCGGGTCCTGGTCACTGCGCTTGCACCGGTCACCGGGGCGGACATCCAGGCTGCCCCGCTACTGGAGTTCGTCCAGTGCTCCAGCCACGGCTTCGACTACGTGGACCTGGACACCGCCCGCGACCGCGGAGTGACGGTATGCAACATCGGCTCCACCGGCGCCGAGCATCGGGAGGTCGCCGAGCACACCTTCGCGCTCCTGCTCGCGCTCGCCAAGCAGCTCGTCCCGGCCCATACCGCGCTCGCCGCCGGCGACTGGGCCAATCACCGCCTGCAGCGGTCGCTGACCGGACTCGCGGGCAAGACGCTCGGCCTGGTCGGCTTCGGGGTGGTCGCCCAGGAGGTGGCCCGCCGGGCCACCGCGTTCGACATGACAGTGCTGTACACGGCGCGCAGCGAGCACGCCGAGGCAGCCGAGCGGTACGGTGCGCGCCGGGTGCCGCTCGAGGAGCTGCTCCGGAGCTCGGACGCGGTGTCGCTGCACGTCCCGCTCACCGAGGAAACCTGGCAACTCTTGGACGCCGACCGGCTGGCGCTGCTGAAGCCCACCGCGTTCCTGATCAACACTGCCCGTGGCGCCGTCGTCGACCAGGAGGCCCTCGCGGACGCACTGGAAGTCGGCCGGATCGCCGGGGCAGGCCTCGACGTCTTCGACCCGGAGCCTCCGGGTCCGGAGCTTCGGCTGCTCCGAGCCCCCAACGTGGTACTCACCCCGCACATCGCGGGCGTCACCCGCGGCACGGTGCCTCGGATCGTCAGGGCCGCGATGGAGAACACCACGGCATACCTGGACGGCAAGCCTCCGCGCGACGTGGTCTGCGGATGA